GGGAGGACGTCCGGGCGGCGGCCAAGAGGATCGCCGGACTCGGCGGCGGCGTGGCCGGCTTCGGCGAGTACAGCGCGGGCAACACCGGCGGGTGGCACTTCACCGCGCAGATGTACAGCCTCGGCGGTGAGGTCGTCGACGCCTCCGGCACGAAGGCCGCGTTCAACGACGCGATCGGCAAGCAGGTCGCCCGGAACCTCCACGCGATGCGCTGGGAGGACGACGCCATGGGCAAGACCCAGCTGCTGAAGTGGGGCGACCTCCAGAAGCAGATCGCCACCGACAAGCTCGGCATGTTCCTCGCCGCGCCCGACGACGTGACCTACATGGTCCAGCAACTCGGCGCCAAGTACGAGAACTTCGGCATGGGCCCGATCCCCGGCGGCAAGAACACCCTCGCCGGAGGCAACAACTACATGATCAAGAAGGGCATCTCGTCCGACAAGGTCAAGGCGGCGATCGCCTGGCTCAACTTCAAGTTCACCACCGTCGGCAAGGGCCAGTACGACTGGGAGCGCACCAAGGCCGACAGCCTCCCCGTCGGACTCCCGCAGCCCAACCTGTGGCTGAACGACAGCAAGACCAAGGACGACGCCGCCCGTCAGCAGTTCGCCACCATGCCGGTGCAGAACTTCAAGGCCTTCATGGACAACCCGGTCCCGGGCAAGGCCGAGCCGCCGAAGGCGCAGGAGATCTACAAGGTCCTCGACAACGTGATGTCCGGCATCCTCACCAACAAGGACGCCGACATCGACAAGCTCCTGTCGACGGCGGAGACCCAGGTGAACCAGGTCCTCGCCAACCAGTGACCCCCGCGGGGCCGGGCGGTCTCCCACCGCCCGGCTCGCGAGCGTGCCCACGGCGCCGCCCCCACCCGGCGGGCCCGGCGCCCGTCCGCCCACGTCACGCATCCGGACCGTCCCGTCCGGCGACACCGCAGTCCGACCGAGGAGCACCCATGTCGGCCCCCACCCTCACCCAGGACCCGGCGGCCAAGGAACGCCGTCCCCGCCGGCCGCGTGCCGGCGCCGTCCGGCCCCCGGCCGGAGGCCTCGGCAAGGCCCTGCGCCGCAATGTCACCGCCCACGGATTCCTCATCGGCGCGGTGCTCTGCTTCGCCTTCTTCTCCTGGTACCCGATCGTCCGCGAGTTCCTGCTGGCCTTCCAGAAGACCGAGGACGGCCAGGTCAGCTGGACCGGCTGGGACAACTTCGTCACCATCTGGAACGACCCCGCCTTCGGCCAGGCCTGGCGCAACACCCTCTGGTTCACGGCCCTGGCACTCGTCCTGGGCTTCGCCGTCCCCTTCGTCACGGCCCTCGTCATCAACGAGTTCCGGCACGGCCAGGGCTATCTGCGGCTCCTGGTCTACCTGCCCGTCATGCTGCCGCCCACCGCGTCGGTACTGCTCTTCAAGTACCTCTACGACCCCGGGTACGGCATGTTCAACGAGGTGCTGGACGTCTTCGGCGTACCCGCGCAGCAGTGGCTCCAGGACCCCGACACCGCGATGCTCTCCGTCGTCGTCGCCTCCACCTGGATGAACATGGGCGGCGCGACCCTCATCTACCTGGCCGCGCTCCAGAGCGTCCCGGGCGAACTGTACGAGGCCGCCGAACTCGACGGGGCCGGCCTGCTGCGCAAGGTGTGGCACGTGACGATCCCGCAGACCCGGCTGATCCTGGCGCTGATGCTGCTCATGCAGATCATCGCCACGATGCAGGTCTTCATCGAGCCCTTCCTGCTGACCGGCGGCGCCGGACCCGAGGGGTCCACCACGACCGTCGTCCACCTGATCTACCAGTACGCCTTCAACTTCAACAACTACGGTGCCGCGGCGGCGCTCGGCCTGATCCTGCTCGTCACGCTGGCCGTCTTCTCGGCCGTGTACGCCAGGCTCAACCACGCCACCGAAGAGTAGGACCGGGGGAGACACGGACATGTCCACACGCACGCTCATCTCGCCCGCCGCCCTCGCCCGTCCGCGCGGCAGGCTGCTGTACTGGCTGTGCTTCGCGCTCGTCGTCGTCCTGTTCACGCTGGCCTTCCTCGGCCCGCTCTACTGGATGGTGTCCGGCGGGCTCAAGACCACCCAGGAAGCCGTCCAGACACCCCCGACCTGGGTGCCCGGCTCCGTCCACCCGGAGAACTACCAGCGGGCCTGGGAGGTGATGGACCTCGCCCGCCTGCTCCTCAACACCCTGTACTACGCGTTCGGCGCGCTCGCCTTCCAGCTGGTGCTGGACGTCGCCGCCGCCTACTCCCTGTCCAGGCTGCGGCCCGTCCTCGGCAAGGCGATCCTCGGGATGATGCTCGTCACCCTGATGATCCCGGCGACCGTCCTCGTCGTCCCGCAGTACCTCACCGTGCTGGACATGCCGATCGTCGAGCGCAACCTGCTCAACTCGCCCTGGGCGATCTGGCTGCCCTCGGTGACCAACGCCTTCAACATATTCCTGCTGAAGCGGTTCTTCGACTCCATCCCCAAGGAACTCCTGGACGCCGCCTCCATGGACGGGGCGGGCCCGCTGCGCGTCCTGTGGTCCGTCGTCCTGCCCATCTCCCGGCCCATCCTCGGCGTGGTGTCCATCTTCGCGGTCGTCGGCGTCTGGAAGGACTTCCTCTGGCCGATGCTGGTATTGCCCGACCCGACCGGCCAGACCCTCGCCGTCGGCATCTACTCGCTCGCCACCAGCGTGCCCGAGAACGTGCTGATCGCCGCCCTCACCATCGCGTCCCTGCCGACGCTGCTGCTGTTCCTGGTCTTCCAGCGCAACATCATGAGCGGACTGACCGCGGGCGGCCTCAAGGGCTGAATCCGACCTCCCCTCCCGTCACCGGCGTCCCCCGGCTCCTCCCGCCGGCCGTGGGCGTCGCGCCCGCCCGGCCCGTCGGTACCCCTTCCGATCCTCCGCCGCCGCCCCGTCCTCGACGCCCCGCTGTCCGGGGCGGCGGCGGAGAACCACCCCTGCCCCGAAAGGACCGTCACGTGGCAGCCCCGCACCCCGACAAGACCTCGGCCCCCTCGGACGACTGGTGGCGTGGCGCTGCCATCTACCAGGTGTACCCCCGCAGTTTCGCCGACGGCGACGGCGACGGCACCGGGGACCTGGCGGGCGTACGGGCGAGACTGCCCTACCTCGCCGAACTCGGCGTCGACGCCATCTGGTTCACCCCCTGGTACCTCTCCCCGCTCGCCGACGGCGGCTACGACGTCGCCGACTACCGCACCATCGACCCCGCCTTCGGCACCCTCGACGAGGCCGAGAAGCTGATCGGAGAGGCCCGGGCCCTCGGCATCCGCACCATCGTCGACATCGTCCCCAACCACGTCTCCGACCAGCACCCCTGGTTCCGGGCCGCGCTCGCCGCCGGACCCGGCAGCCCCGAGCGCAAGCTGTTCCACTTCCGCCCCGGACGCGGCGAGCACGGCGAACTGCCGCCCAACGACTGGCCGTCGCAGTTCGCCGGCCAGACCTGGACCCGGGTCGAGGACGGCGAGTGGTACCTGCACCTGTTCACCCCCCAGCAGCCCGACCTCAACTGGGCCCACCCGGCGGTCCGCGAGGAGCACGAGGACGTCCTGCGCTTCTGGTTCGAGCGGGGAGTGGCCGGCGTCCGCATCGACTCGGCCGCCCTGCCCGCCAAGGACCCCGACCTGCCGGACTTCGTCGAGGGCCGCGACCCCCACCCGTACATCGACCGCGACGAACTGCACGAGATCTACCGCTCCTGGCGGAGCGTCGCAGACGCCTACGGCGGCGTCTTCGTCGGGGAGGTCTGGCTGCCGGACGCCGAGCGCTTCGCCCGCTATCTGCGCCCCGACGAACTGCACACCGCCTTCAACTTCAACTTCCTGGCCTGCCCCTGGGACGCGGACCGGCTGCGCGCGGCGATCGACGACACCCTGGCCGAGCACGCCCCGGTCGGCGCGCCCGCCACCTGGGTGCTGTGCAACCACGACGTGACGCGCACGGTCACCCGCTACGGCCGTGCGGACACCGGATTCGACTTCGCGACCAAGGAGTACGGCACCCCGACCGACCTGGCGCTCGGCACCCGCCGGGCCCGCGCCGCCGCCCTCCTCACCCTCGCACTGCCCGGCTCGGTCTACCTCTACCAGGGCGAGGAACTCGGCCTGCCCGAGGCGGACATCCCGCGCGAGCGCATCCAGGACCCGATGCACTTCCGCTCCGGCGGCGCCGACCCCGGCCGCGACGGCTGCCGGGTCCCGCTGCCGTGGACCGCCGACGCCTTGTACGCGGGCTTCGGCTCGCGCACCGAACCCTGGCTGCCGCAACCCGCTGGGTGGTCCGCGTACGCCGCCGACCTCCAGGCCGCCGACCCCGGCTCGATGCTGGTCCTCTACCGCACCGCTCTGCGGCTGCGCCGTACCGAGGCGGGCCTCGGCGACGGCCCCCTGGAGTGGCTGCCCGCCCCCGCCGGGGTTCTCGCGTTCCGCCGGGCGCCCGGCCTGGTCTGCGTGGTCAACCTGGCCGCTGCTCCGGCCGCCCTCCCCGAGCACGATCACGTCCTGCTCGCCAGCGGCCCCCTGGATGCCGCAGGCCGGCTACCGGGCGACACCGCGATCTGGCTGCGCGCATGAGCGACGCGCACACCGTCGCCGGGCCGGG
The sequence above is a segment of the Streptomyces asoensis genome. Coding sequences within it:
- a CDS encoding ABC transporter substrate-binding protein; this translates as MRRARFRRTRRAGAVTLVSALTLTALAACGTSSSDDGDNGDGNSANANPAAPLDPRTKVTITIDCMPPAAKKAELKEWNEDVKEFNKTYPNVTVQGRSTPGQCLEPPRFTAMLKAKSQPDVFYTYFTDLDQVLDNDGAQDISAYVNDRTVPLLKDIDPDVLGSLKKDGKLYGLPTSNYRMGLLINRSLFEEAGLDPDTPPATWEDVRAAAKRIAGLGGGVAGFGEYSAGNTGGWHFTAQMYSLGGEVVDASGTKAAFNDAIGKQVARNLHAMRWEDDAMGKTQLLKWGDLQKQIATDKLGMFLAAPDDVTYMVQQLGAKYENFGMGPIPGGKNTLAGGNNYMIKKGISSDKVKAAIAWLNFKFTTVGKGQYDWERTKADSLPVGLPQPNLWLNDSKTKDDAARQQFATMPVQNFKAFMDNPVPGKAEPPKAQEIYKVLDNVMSGILTNKDADIDKLLSTAETQVNQVLANQ
- a CDS encoding carbohydrate ABC transporter permease yields the protein MSTRTLISPAALARPRGRLLYWLCFALVVVLFTLAFLGPLYWMVSGGLKTTQEAVQTPPTWVPGSVHPENYQRAWEVMDLARLLLNTLYYAFGALAFQLVLDVAAAYSLSRLRPVLGKAILGMMLVTLMIPATVLVVPQYLTVLDMPIVERNLLNSPWAIWLPSVTNAFNIFLLKRFFDSIPKELLDAASMDGAGPLRVLWSVVLPISRPILGVVSIFAVVGVWKDFLWPMLVLPDPTGQTLAVGIYSLATSVPENVLIAALTIASLPTLLLFLVFQRNIMSGLTAGGLKG
- a CDS encoding carbohydrate ABC transporter permease; this encodes MSAPTLTQDPAAKERRPRRPRAGAVRPPAGGLGKALRRNVTAHGFLIGAVLCFAFFSWYPIVREFLLAFQKTEDGQVSWTGWDNFVTIWNDPAFGQAWRNTLWFTALALVLGFAVPFVTALVINEFRHGQGYLRLLVYLPVMLPPTASVLLFKYLYDPGYGMFNEVLDVFGVPAQQWLQDPDTAMLSVVVASTWMNMGGATLIYLAALQSVPGELYEAAELDGAGLLRKVWHVTIPQTRLILALMLLMQIIATMQVFIEPFLLTGGAGPEGSTTTVVHLIYQYAFNFNNYGAAAALGLILLVTLAVFSAVYARLNHATEE
- a CDS encoding glycoside hydrolase family 13 protein, producing MAAPHPDKTSAPSDDWWRGAAIYQVYPRSFADGDGDGTGDLAGVRARLPYLAELGVDAIWFTPWYLSPLADGGYDVADYRTIDPAFGTLDEAEKLIGEARALGIRTIVDIVPNHVSDQHPWFRAALAAGPGSPERKLFHFRPGRGEHGELPPNDWPSQFAGQTWTRVEDGEWYLHLFTPQQPDLNWAHPAVREEHEDVLRFWFERGVAGVRIDSAALPAKDPDLPDFVEGRDPHPYIDRDELHEIYRSWRSVADAYGGVFVGEVWLPDAERFARYLRPDELHTAFNFNFLACPWDADRLRAAIDDTLAEHAPVGAPATWVLCNHDVTRTVTRYGRADTGFDFATKEYGTPTDLALGTRRARAAALLTLALPGSVYLYQGEELGLPEADIPRERIQDPMHFRSGGADPGRDGCRVPLPWTADALYAGFGSRTEPWLPQPAGWSAYAADLQAADPGSMLVLYRTALRLRRTEAGLGDGPLEWLPAPAGVLAFRRAPGLVCVVNLAAAPAALPEHDHVLLASGPLDAAGRLPGDTAIWLRA